The sequence ATAAATACGACCGAGGATATCATCGTTGATTTCGTTTAATGCACTATTGTTAAAAATACGCAATAATTCTTTCAACAAATCATTTCTAAAAGAAGTATATGTTTTAGGTAATATTCCTTTCAATTGAGTACTCTCTGCCTCAATTAACTCCATAGCCTCATTGACTGCCTTCCCACAATCAGCATCGTCTGGCAAATTGAGCAGATAATCATATCGTGCCTTCTCAGGTAAAAAGATAGCACTTTTCTGCTTAAAATCACTTGACTCAACAGGAAGTACGCGACCATTACGTACAGGACGGTCTTTTAGAATTTCAGCTTCCACGTATTTAAACCGACTATATGCATAACGCAAAAAGATTAAACCAAGAACCGGCATGCAATATTCTTGAGAACTTAATTTAGAACCTTGACGTAAGAGATCTGCTGATTCCCATAATTCTGATTCTAATTTTCTTATATTTATCATTAAACAAGCCTCCATTTGATTGATATTTCACAATAATAAATACTAATTCCGTTTGGTATCCATTTCCATGATATCACAGACGTCACATTCCAACGCTATACAGATTTTTTGTATTATTTCTGTACTAACATTTTCGTTTTTACCAAGCTTTGTGATCGTAGCAGAACTAATGCCCGCGAGCTTTTGCAGGTCTTTCTTTTTCATGTCTCTATCAATAAGAAGCTTCCAAAGCTTTTTATAACTAATTGCCATTCTAATCACCTCTATGTATGTATAAGTACATGATATCATTAGCATCATTATATTGCAAACATTTTCTTTACGTCCGCATGATTTTTGATTTGTATTCAATAATTCTTATTCCAAATCCTTCTAAATCCTATCCTATATCCTATCCTATATCCTATCCTATATTGTCAGGTGTATAGAATGTTACATCCATCCTGTCTCCTCAACCCTACTAATTTATCTATTCTGTCCACTCACCCCTATCTAATTTCAGACTCATTTTTACCACAAAAAAACACCCTCGATATGTTTCCACGTACACATATCGAGGGCTTAAGTCGAGTAGACAGATTTACTTTCATTTTATAAAACTCAGTATTCTCAAGGCTTTCCGGACATCACTTTCTAGACATCAATACAACCGTCTCAACGTGCCCCGCTCTCGGGAACATGTCTATAATCTTAACTTTCTTTACCCTATAGTTCCTGTCTTCAAATATTCTCAAATCTCTTACTAAGGTCACGGGATTACAGGATATGTATATAAATTCTTCGGGATTAAAGTCTATTATCTTGTTAATAGCCTTAGGGTGTATTCCCTGTCTCGGAGGATCTATTATTATTAAATTCGGCCTCTCATTAAGATTATCTACCTGGTTCAATACGTCCCCACAAATAAATTCCGTATTATTTATTTCATTTAGCATCAAATTTTCTTTTGCCATTTCTACGGCTTCTTCTTCTATTTCAATTCCTACAACCTTTTTTGCTGAAGAAGACATAATGATGGA is a genomic window of Acidilutibacter cellobiosedens containing:
- a CDS encoding type I restriction-modification system subunit M N-terminal domain-containing protein; translated protein: MINIRKLESELWESADLLRQGSKLSSQEYCMPVLGLIFLRYAYSRFKYVEAEILKDRPVRNGRVLPVESSDFKQKSAIFLPEKARYDYLLNLPDDADCGKAVNEAMELIEAESTQLKGILPKTYTSFRNDLLKELLRIFNNSALNEINDDILGRIYEYFLNKFASAIASDDGVFFTPKSLVKMIVNIIEPTQGIVLDIILQRLIQFNYPKSYCA
- a CDS encoding helix-turn-helix domain-containing protein; translation: MAISYKKLWKLLIDRDMKKKDLQKLAGISSATITKLGKNENVSTEIIQKICIALECDVCDIMEMDTKRN